One genomic region from Enterobacter hormaechei ATCC 49162 encodes:
- a CDS encoding MBL fold metallo-hydrolase produces MFTVKKLAISTLLTGSVVFFPAIHAVASVPQHVVKQQAGGYNVQVGDTIVTAFTDGSVPQDLHALLRRTTAENIDALLAKNFQANPVEASINAFYIAIPGHKILVDTGSGQLFGPGKGGRLIESLATQGIRPQDITDILITHAHSDHAGGLVKDGQRVFTHAQVYVGKPDIDFFFNDENQKKSGYDQNYFDVAHKTLKPYLDAGKVKTFSGTEQLLPGISGTVHPGHTPGSAFYSLESKGEKMTFVGDIIHVAAVQFPQPNVTIAYDEDQDGAARVRNAAFAQFVKNKDLIAAPHLPFPGIGYVAKGERDGYAWVPVTYTNRDAK; encoded by the coding sequence ATGTTTACTGTGAAAAAACTTGCGATATCAACCCTGTTGACCGGTTCAGTTGTATTCTTTCCAGCGATCCACGCGGTGGCCAGCGTTCCGCAGCATGTGGTGAAACAGCAGGCTGGCGGCTACAACGTTCAGGTTGGCGATACGATTGTCACCGCCTTTACGGACGGCAGCGTGCCGCAGGATCTGCACGCCTTACTGCGCCGGACGACGGCGGAAAATATCGATGCGTTACTGGCTAAAAACTTCCAGGCCAATCCGGTGGAAGCATCGATTAACGCGTTCTATATCGCCATCCCCGGCCACAAAATTCTGGTGGATACCGGTTCCGGTCAGCTCTTCGGCCCCGGCAAAGGCGGGCGGCTGATTGAGAGTCTGGCGACGCAGGGCATCAGGCCGCAGGATATTACCGATATCCTGATCACCCATGCGCACTCCGATCACGCTGGCGGCCTGGTCAAAGACGGTCAGCGCGTGTTTACCCACGCGCAGGTGTATGTCGGCAAACCGGATATCGATTTCTTCTTTAACGACGAGAACCAGAAAAAGTCTGGCTATGATCAGAACTACTTCGACGTTGCGCACAAGACCTTAAAGCCCTATCTGGATGCCGGAAAAGTGAAGACTTTCTCCGGCACGGAACAGCTTCTGCCGGGCATCAGCGGTACGGTTCACCCGGGACACACTCCAGGTTCCGCGTTCTACTCGCTGGAGAGCAAAGGTGAAAAAATGACTTTTGTCGGCGACATAATTCATGTTGCCGCGGTTCAGTTCCCCCAGCCCAACGTGACGATTGCTTACGATGAGGATCAGGACGGCGCCGCCCGGGTACGCAACGCAGCTTTCGCTCAGTTTGTGAAAAACAAAGATCTGATTGCGGCGCCACATCTGCCTTTCCCCGGGATCGGCTATGTGGCGAAAGGTGAGCGGGACGGCTATGCGTGGGTTCCGGTGACCTATACCAACCGTGACGCAAAATAA
- a CDS encoding LysR substrate-binding domain-containing protein: protein MQFRLMRNFIVVAEELHMHRAAERLNMAQPALSQQIKTLEDRLGVMLFSRANRRLTLTPAGEAFLSKARVAILMTDQAILDARQTARGEQGVLNLGCVSSAIFDSKLPAALRLLHEKWPAITLSMMTGNVQTLYSAVQSNQLDVAIIRAPLPLLPDDLQSRPFTTEKAVLALPRQHSLAGSAALTLASVKEEKWIALRDPEGMGLEQYFYDACHSAGIQPDVVQNATDVPTVISLVSAGFGIAMLPASAKAICVENVVYVDILDRLRESELTLVCHRIIRSEVLKKLMSILDHT, encoded by the coding sequence ATGCAGTTTCGACTGATGCGCAATTTTATTGTGGTGGCTGAAGAGCTTCACATGCACCGGGCGGCGGAGCGTCTCAACATGGCGCAACCGGCGCTAAGCCAGCAGATAAAAACGCTTGAAGATCGTCTGGGAGTGATGCTCTTTAGCCGGGCGAATCGTCGCCTGACGCTGACGCCAGCCGGTGAAGCGTTTCTCAGTAAAGCCAGAGTTGCGATTCTTATGACCGATCAGGCGATTCTGGATGCCAGACAGACGGCCAGAGGGGAACAGGGCGTGCTGAATCTCGGCTGTGTTTCAAGTGCGATATTCGACAGTAAGCTGCCCGCCGCGCTGCGGCTTCTGCATGAGAAATGGCCCGCCATCACCTTGTCTATGATGACGGGGAACGTGCAAACCCTTTATAGCGCCGTGCAAAGCAATCAGCTGGATGTGGCCATTATTCGTGCCCCGTTACCGCTGCTGCCTGACGATCTGCAAAGCCGTCCTTTCACAACGGAAAAAGCGGTGCTGGCCTTACCCCGTCAACACAGTCTGGCTGGCTCCGCCGCGCTGACGCTTGCGTCGGTTAAAGAGGAGAAGTGGATCGCCCTGCGCGACCCGGAGGGAATGGGGCTGGAGCAATATTTCTATGATGCCTGCCACAGCGCGGGCATACAGCCTGACGTGGTGCAAAATGCCACCGATGTCCCCACGGTGATAAGCCTTGTCTCGGCAGGGTTTGGCATCGCCATGCTACCGGCCTCAGCGAAGGCGATATGCGTAGAAAACGTCGTCTATGTGGATATTCTTGACCGACTCCGGGAGAGCGAGCTGACGCTGGTTTGCCACCGGATTATTCGCTCTGAGGTGCTGAAAAAATTGATGAGCATCCTCGATCATACCTGA
- a CDS encoding UbiD family decarboxylase, with protein sequence MENHINDLRSAIELLKRHEGQYLETSHPVDPDAELAGVYRHIGAGGTVKRPTRIGPAMMFNAIKGYPDSRILVGMHASRERAALLLGCEPSELAKHVGQAVKNPIAPVVVPATQAPCQEQVFYAEDPDFDLRKLLPAPTNTPIDAGPFFCLGLVLASDPEDASLTDVTIHRLCVQERDELSMFLAAGRHIEVFRKKAEEAGKPLPVTINMGLDPAIYIGACFEAPTTPFGYNELGVAGALRQAPVELVQGVAVNEKAIARAEIIIEGELLPGVRVEEDQHTHTGHAMPEFPGYCGEANPSLPVIKVKAVTMRHQAILQTLVGPGEEHTTLAGLPTEASIRNAVEEAIPGFLQNVYAHTAGGGKFLGVLQVKKRQPSDEGRQGQAALIALATYSELKNIILVDEDVDIFDSDDILWAMTTRMQGDVSITHLPGIRGHQLDPSQAPDYSPSIRGNGITCKTIFDCTVPWALKSRFERAPFMEVDPTPWAPELFKK encoded by the coding sequence ATGGAAAACCACATCAACGATCTCAGAAGTGCTATCGAACTGCTCAAACGCCATGAAGGTCAATACCTTGAGACCAGCCATCCGGTCGATCCTGACGCGGAACTGGCGGGTGTGTACCGGCACATTGGTGCTGGCGGAACGGTAAAACGTCCAACGCGCATCGGCCCGGCGATGATGTTCAACGCGATTAAGGGGTATCCCGACTCCCGTATTCTGGTCGGAATGCACGCCAGCCGCGAGCGGGCGGCGCTCCTGCTGGGCTGCGAACCCTCTGAACTGGCAAAACATGTCGGCCAGGCCGTGAAAAACCCGATTGCTCCCGTTGTCGTCCCGGCGACCCAGGCGCCGTGTCAGGAACAGGTGTTTTATGCCGAAGATCCGGACTTTGATCTGCGTAAATTGCTTCCGGCACCGACCAACACGCCGATAGATGCCGGTCCGTTCTTCTGTCTGGGGCTGGTGCTGGCAAGCGATCCGGAAGACGCGTCACTGACCGATGTCACTATTCACCGCCTCTGCGTTCAGGAACGCGATGAGCTTTCCATGTTCCTTGCCGCGGGCCGCCATATTGAAGTGTTCCGTAAGAAAGCCGAGGAGGCGGGAAAACCGTTGCCGGTCACGATCAATATGGGACTCGATCCCGCTATCTACATTGGCGCCTGTTTCGAAGCCCCGACCACGCCCTTCGGCTATAACGAGCTGGGTGTCGCCGGTGCGTTACGTCAGGCCCCCGTCGAGCTGGTGCAGGGCGTAGCCGTAAATGAAAAAGCGATAGCGCGTGCGGAAATTATCATCGAAGGCGAACTGCTGCCGGGCGTGCGCGTTGAAGAAGATCAGCATACCCACACCGGGCACGCCATGCCGGAATTTCCCGGCTACTGCGGGGAGGCTAACCCCTCGCTGCCGGTGATCAAGGTGAAGGCCGTGACGATGCGCCATCAGGCGATCCTGCAAACCCTGGTGGGTCCGGGCGAAGAGCACACCACGCTGGCCGGTTTGCCAACGGAGGCGAGCATCCGCAATGCGGTGGAAGAAGCCATCCCCGGTTTTCTGCAAAACGTCTATGCGCACACCGCTGGCGGCGGCAAATTCCTTGGCGTATTGCAGGTGAAAAAACGTCAGCCTTCTGACGAAGGGCGTCAGGGTCAGGCGGCACTCATCGCGTTAGCCACCTATTCCGAGCTTAAAAACATTATTCTCGTCGACGAAGACGTGGATATTTTCGACAGCGACGACATCTTGTGGGCCATGACCACCCGTATGCAGGGCGATGTCAGCATCACCCATCTGCCGGGGATCCGCGGTCACCAGCTCGATCCGTCTCAGGCGCCGGACTACAGCCCCTCCATTCGTGGAAACGGCATCACCTGCAAAACGATTTTCGACTGTACGGTGCCCTGGGCACTGAAGTCCCGCTTTGAGCGTGCGCCATTTATGGAGGTAGACCCGACGCCGTGGGCGCCTGAACTGTTTAAAAAATAG